In a single window of the Gossypium hirsutum isolate 1008001.06 chromosome D02, Gossypium_hirsutum_v2.1, whole genome shotgun sequence genome:
- the LOC107936227 gene encoding RING-H2 finger protein ATL16, whose translation MDLVRKSSQALSPNITSGPPPHLHSSEPSFPIIAIAVIGILATGFLLVSYYIFVIKCCLNWHRIDLLRRFSLSRRRPEDPITPYSPAMEHRGLDESLIRSIPIFQFKKNNGNIDEKTLCECAVCLNEFQEDEKLRMIPNCNHVFHIDCIDVWLQNNANCPLCRTRISSSTINAPSLAPQDPIINGGDEGYVVIELGDNNNHSSSDESISGSPMELKDVEKRGRKLHKGTSMGDEWIDSRNKGAEFGIQPIRRSISMDSSADRQLYLAVQEAIRQKREVNEGISPIEGCSSRVMRRSFFSFSHGRGSKNAILPVYLET comes from the coding sequence ATGGATCTTGTAAGGAAAAGCTCACAAGCACTTTCACCAAATATCACATCTGGTCCTCCTCCTCATTTACATTCATCAGAACCAAGTTTCCCCATTATAGCTATAGCTGTAATAGGGATTTTAGCCACTGGTTTCTTGTTAGTAAGCTACTACATCTTCGTCATCAAATGCTGTCTCAATTGGCACAGGATTGACCTTCTAAGACGATTTTCATTATCTAGAAGACGACCCGAAGACCCAATAACGCCTTACTCTCCAGCAATGGAACATAGAGGGTTAGATGAATCGTTGATAAGATCAATCCCAATATTCCAATTCAAGAAAAACAATGGGAACATCGATGAAAAGACCCTTTGTGAATGTGCTGTTTGTTTGAATGAGTTTCAAGAAGATGAGAAGCTAAGGATGATACCAAATTGCAACCATGTTTTTCATATAGATTGCATTGACGTTTGGCTTCAAAACAATGCGAATTGCCCGCTTTGCAGAACGAGAATTTCGAGTAGTACCATCAATGCACCAAGCTTAGCTCCACAAGATCCAATCATTAATGGTGGTGATGAAGGTTATGTGGTGATTGAATTAGGTGATAATAATAACCATAGTTCAAGCGATGAGTCAATTAGTGGTTCACCTATGGAGCTCAAGGATGTGGAGAAACGAGGAAGGAAGTTGCATAAAGGGACAAGCATGGGGGATGAATGGATTGATAGTAGAAACAAAGGTGCAGAGTTTGGGATTCAACCAATAAGGAGGTCGATTTCAATGGATTCATCAGCAGATCGGCAGCTATATCTAGCTGTTCAAGAAGCTATAAGACAGAAAAGGGAAGTGAATGAGGGTATTAGCCCCATTGAAGGTTGCAGTAGCAGAGTGATGAGAAGgtctttcttctcttttagtCATGGTAGAGGGTctaaaaatgcaattttacctGTTTATTTGGAGACATAA